The Acidianus manzaensis genome has a window encoding:
- a CDS encoding aldo/keto reductase, translating to MIDLKKFKYFTISALAFGTWRIGGGYWYSSHGKDNQWKEAIRTAIENGITTLDTAEMYGNGHAEELIGEVIKDFHRDELFIISKVWPNHASFDDTIKSAKESSRRLGTYIDLYLLHFPSRVPICDTIRAFEKLVDDGVIRYYGVSNFDYPKIQKIYECSRKYEISAVENHYSLISREDEKDVIPFIKKNNLLYLAYTPLENGIFNNNTFLDSIGKKYEKSAIQVALNWYISINNLIPIVKASSKEHVIEDAKSMGWRLSNEDWNAIDQHFKTKNYFIHKIESRVKSLRPWSS from the coding sequence ATGATAGATCTAAAGAAGTTTAAATATTTTACCATTTCAGCTTTAGCATTTGGAACGTGGAGAATAGGAGGTGGATATTGGTATTCGAGTCATGGAAAAGATAATCAATGGAAAGAAGCTATAAGAACAGCAATTGAAAATGGAATTACCACATTAGATACAGCAGAAATGTACGGAAATGGTCATGCTGAAGAGCTAATAGGTGAAGTTATAAAAGACTTTCATAGAGACGAGCTATTTATCATTTCAAAAGTATGGCCAAATCATGCGTCATTTGATGATACTATAAAATCTGCCAAAGAAAGCAGTAGAAGGCTTGGAACATATATAGACCTATATCTTCTACATTTTCCTTCAAGAGTACCTATCTGTGACACAATACGCGCATTTGAAAAACTAGTGGATGATGGCGTTATAAGGTATTATGGAGTAAGTAATTTTGATTATCCTAAAATACAAAAAATATATGAATGCTCTAGAAAATATGAGATTAGTGCAGTAGAAAATCATTATAGTTTAATCTCAAGAGAGGATGAAAAAGATGTAATACCATTCATAAAGAAAAATAACTTACTTTATTTAGCATATACTCCATTAGAAAACGGAATATTTAACAATAATACATTTTTAGATAGTATAGGAAAGAAATATGAAAAATCTGCAATTCAAGTAGCGTTAAATTGGTATATTTCAATAAATAACTTAATCCCTATAGTAAAAGCATCCAGTAAAGAGCATGTAATTGAGGATGCAAAATCAATGGGATGGAGATTATCAAATGAAGATTGGAATGCAATAGACCAGCATTTTAAAACCAAAAACTACTTCATACATAAAATTGAAAGTAGAGTAAAGAGTTTGAGACCATGGAGTTCCTAA
- the pyk gene encoding pyruvate kinase, with amino-acid sequence MEVKKRNTKIITTIGPSCENVIDEVLRYSDVVRINLAHSFQSVEKYVNMIEGKVPILMDLPGSKLRIKNTNEINVKKGEIVKFGKDLKVDDEFYRLVENEDIVTIGDGDVKLKIRKTDNNIIGIALNSGIIYPRRGLSIPKELPYGVTEEDIKILEKVSKLEPDFIGISFVTSKEDIRKIRDILGSKVWIVSKIERKESLNNLKEIGRESDALMIARGDLGLEVGLPNLPFVQKYIIKVGDSIGKPVILATQVLESMISSPIPERAEVTDISNSIHYGVDAILLSDETAIGNFPLQVLKMLDMLIKGIESQYTSMKLPNKISNVMDSIYFSTITALKLSKARLIVIYSPSGKGAIRLSKLKPKVPILALVDKELERKLSLCYGIYTVKIDKKFENTDDIIKNSRMLAIDLGLAKKNDYIIITTEDSSSIGNLLKIEKII; translated from the coding sequence ATGGAAGTTAAAAAAAGGAACACTAAGATAATAACAACTATCGGTCCATCATGTGAAAATGTTATTGATGAAGTATTACGTTATTCTGACGTAGTAAGAATTAATTTAGCTCATTCTTTTCAATCAGTTGAAAAATATGTTAACATGATTGAAGGTAAAGTTCCAATTCTCATGGATTTACCTGGCTCTAAATTAAGAATAAAAAATACTAATGAAATTAATGTAAAGAAAGGGGAGATAGTTAAATTTGGGAAGGATTTGAAAGTAGATGACGAATTCTATCGTCTTGTAGAGAATGAAGATATAGTAACAATAGGAGATGGAGACGTAAAATTGAAAATAAGAAAAACTGATAATAATATAATAGGTATTGCTTTGAATTCTGGAATAATTTACCCGAGAAGAGGATTGTCAATCCCTAAAGAATTACCGTATGGAGTTACAGAAGAGGATATTAAAATTCTAGAAAAAGTTAGTAAGCTAGAGCCAGATTTTATAGGTATTTCGTTTGTAACTTCTAAAGAAGATATAAGGAAAATTAGAGACATTCTAGGTAGTAAAGTTTGGATTGTGTCAAAAATTGAAAGAAAAGAGTCATTGAATAATCTAAAGGAAATAGGAAGAGAGTCAGATGCGTTGATGATTGCTAGAGGAGATCTAGGCTTAGAAGTTGGATTACCTAACTTACCTTTTGTTCAGAAATATATTATAAAAGTAGGAGATAGTATTGGAAAACCAGTCATTTTAGCTACTCAAGTTTTAGAATCTATGATTAGTTCTCCAATACCTGAAAGAGCAGAGGTTACTGATATATCAAATTCGATACATTACGGAGTCGACGCTATATTATTAAGTGATGAAACTGCTATAGGAAATTTTCCATTACAAGTACTCAAAATGTTGGATATGCTAATAAAAGGAATTGAAAGTCAATACACTTCTATGAAATTGCCAAATAAGATCTCTAATGTAATGGATTCAATTTACTTTTCTACTATTACTGCTTTAAAACTCAGTAAAGCTAGACTTATTGTAATTTACTCTCCATCAGGAAAAGGTGCAATACGTTTATCAAAATTAAAACCTAAAGTACCTATTTTAGCTTTAGTTGACAAAGAATTAGAGAGAAAGCTTAGTTTATGTTATGGGATTTATACTGTAAAAATAGATAAAAAATTTGAAAATACTGACGATATAATTAAAAATTCTAGGATGCTTGCTATAGATCTTGGATTGGCAAAGAAGAATGATTATATTATAATTACTACTGAAGATTCCTCTAGTATAGGGAATCTTTTAAAAATAGAAAAAATAATATAA